A part of Methanohalobium evestigatum Z-7303 genomic DNA contains:
- the dnaG gene encoding DNA primase DnaG, translating into MQNQNHNQNNQNQSADTTKYIIHSKISANGIIERPDIVGAIFGQTEGLLGKDLDLRDLQKTGRIGRIEVLISGKGGKSKGTILIPSSLDRVETSVLAAALETIDRVGPCSAKIEVSKIEDIRATKRKNIIERARMIYSSMFDDNLPESQEIADEVRESLRIHEMEYYGKNKIPCGPEVFDSDEVILVEGRADVLNLLRYGIKNTICVGGTNIPPEIAELTKKRNVTAFTDGDRGGVLIIKELLQVANIDYIARAPEGKSVEDLVHREVMRALQQRVPIEQAMESYTSKPVESSKTGKSARVSKRKDNRSQEIQKPSSLKPKNLVKETEVEPQQEVQESFTEDVEIAEEPVVTEEAEPQFKFKPHIDAISGTLDARLLDSGEELVEEIAVRDLVNKLKNYNGEVVSVVFDGVITQRILDVSSEKGIKNLVGVKLGNVTKVPTEINIFTENDYC; encoded by the coding sequence ATGCAAAATCAGAACCATAATCAAAATAATCAAAACCAATCAGCAGATACCACTAAATATATCATCCATTCAAAAATCAGTGCAAATGGTATAATTGAGCGTCCTGATATAGTAGGAGCAATTTTTGGACAGACAGAGGGGTTGCTTGGAAAAGACCTTGACCTTCGAGACCTTCAAAAGACCGGTAGAATAGGAAGGATTGAAGTCTTAATAAGCGGTAAAGGCGGTAAATCAAAAGGAACTATTCTGATACCATCCAGTCTTGACAGAGTTGAAACATCTGTTCTGGCTGCTGCCCTTGAAACTATAGATAGAGTAGGACCATGCAGTGCCAAAATAGAAGTAAGTAAAATCGAGGATATACGAGCCACAAAAAGAAAAAATATCATTGAAAGAGCTCGGATGATTTATTCTTCAATGTTTGATGATAATCTCCCTGAATCCCAGGAAATCGCAGATGAAGTACGTGAATCCCTGCGAATCCATGAAATGGAATATTATGGTAAAAATAAAATACCCTGCGGCCCCGAAGTGTTTGATTCTGATGAAGTGATCCTTGTAGAAGGTCGTGCTGATGTACTTAATCTACTGCGTTATGGGATAAAAAATACAATCTGTGTGGGTGGTACAAATATTCCACCTGAAATAGCGGAACTTACAAAAAAGAGAAACGTAACTGCGTTTACAGATGGTGATCGTGGCGGAGTGCTCATAATAAAAGAGCTTTTACAGGTTGCTAATATCGATTATATTGCCAGAGCTCCTGAAGGTAAAAGTGTTGAAGATTTGGTACACAGAGAGGTAATGAGGGCACTGCAACAGAGAGTTCCGATAGAGCAGGCTATGGAATCATATACTTCAAAACCAGTAGAGTCATCAAAAACTGGTAAGTCTGCAAGGGTTTCTAAACGTAAGGATAATAGGTCGCAGGAAATACAAAAACCTTCAAGTTTGAAGCCGAAAAATCTGGTTAAAGAAACCGAGGTTGAGCCTCAACAGGAAGTTCAGGAAAGTTTTACTGAAGATGTAGAAATAGCAGAAGAACCTGTTGTAACTGAAGAAGCGGAACCCCAGTTTAAATTTAAACCTCATATAGATGCAATATCCGGTACACTTGATGCACGCCTTCTTGATTCAGGGGAAGAACTGGTTGAAGAAATAGCAGTAAGAGACCTTGTTAATAAATTGAAAAATTATAATGGTGAGGTAGTAAGTGTGGTTTTTGATGGGGTTATAACCCAGAGGATTCTTGATGTATCTTCAGAAAAAGGAATCAAAAACCTTGTTGGTGTGAAACTGGGGAATGTGACAAAAGTACCCACAGAAATTAATATCTTTACTGAAAATGATTATTGCTAA
- the rtcA gene encoding RNA 3'-terminal phosphate cyclase, with amino-acid sequence MIEIDGSYGEGGGQIVRTAIALSATTGKSVKIYNIRKFRSNPGLKKQHIKTLETAARICNAQIDGEYLGSLRISFFPGEIKGGYFDVDIKTAGSITLLLQCIMPLVIKSNEDIQLKITGGTDVAWSPTIDYLKHITVTALSKMGYTCDIKNIRRGYYPKGQGVVYANLKSKKLHKFNFCNQKTTVSKIYGISHCSNLPEHIAQRQAESASYHLNYKNFDCNIATEVTNNPSKGTGITLWKNLCGGSALGKRGFPAEEVGKKAADKVSVELESGADVDINLADQLIPYMGLVPGCSYTVKDITQHTKTNIWVTEKFLDVEFNIMEENGLFRVTSQ; translated from the coding sequence ATGATTGAAATTGACGGGTCATATGGTGAAGGCGGAGGTCAAATCGTCAGAACTGCGATTGCTCTATCTGCCACTACCGGTAAAAGTGTGAAAATTTATAACATACGCAAATTTCGTTCAAATCCAGGACTCAAAAAGCAGCATATAAAAACTCTTGAAACTGCTGCACGTATTTGCAATGCGCAAATTGATGGAGAATATTTAGGGTCATTACGTATCAGTTTTTTTCCAGGTGAAATAAAGGGGGGTTATTTCGATGTTGATATAAAAACTGCAGGAAGTATAACCCTGTTGTTACAGTGTATAATGCCATTGGTTATAAAATCCAACGAGGACATCCAGCTCAAAATAACAGGGGGAACAGATGTAGCCTGGTCCCCAACAATTGACTATCTAAAACATATAACAGTTACCGCTCTATCAAAAATGGGTTACACATGTGATATAAAAAACATCAGACGTGGTTACTATCCAAAAGGTCAGGGAGTTGTGTATGCAAATTTAAAATCTAAAAAACTTCACAAATTTAATTTTTGCAATCAAAAAACAACAGTTTCCAAAATTTATGGTATATCACATTGTTCAAACCTGCCTGAACATATCGCACAGAGACAGGCTGAATCTGCTTCCTACCATCTCAACTATAAAAATTTTGATTGTAATATTGCCACCGAGGTCACTAACAATCCCTCTAAAGGGACTGGTATTACATTATGGAAAAATTTGTGTGGTGGTAGTGCACTGGGAAAAAGAGGTTTTCCTGCAGAAGAAGTTGGGAAAAAGGCTGCAGATAAAGTAAGCGTTGAATTGGAATCTGGAGCAGATGTTGATATAAATCTTGCTGACCAGTTAATACCCTATATGGGACTTGTTCCGGGATGTTCTTATACTGTTAAAGATATTACCCAACACACAAAAACAAATATATGGGTCACTGAAAAATTTCTTGATGTTGAATTTAATATAATGGAAGAAAACGGATTATTTCGGGTCACCTCCCAGTGA
- a CDS encoding OB-fold nucleic acid binding domain-containing protein, with protein sequence MSETEEIDKIYDKLEDSISREDFLSKVDEKVEQMSGLCDRKTAALLVANDLGVSDTGNDVVKISDISPNNNVKFIAKVVSVFGTKDFNKNDGTEGKVGNLIVADETGSIRLTLWDDKASLIESGEFEVDQSLQISGYAKEGYKGLEVHIGQYGTIDEADERIDTSANSQKIEYIEDGTGDINILGKVLNIWDVKTFQRKDGSQGRVSNLQIGDDTGKIKVTLWDDKADLVKEVDYNDNVEIINGFARTNNYNQEVEIQIGNYGLIKKTNTNVDYNEHFTPIEKIDASSRKLYSVEGAVSGLGDIKEFTKKDGSTNTVANIYLSDDTGRIRIALWGEKANLIDQLDFDSKIQVIDATSKPGYQDDVELSAGNRSRVVFL encoded by the coding sequence ATGAGTGAAACCGAAGAAATAGATAAAATCTATGATAAACTTGAAGACTCGATTAGCAGAGAAGATTTTCTGTCCAAAGTAGATGAAAAGGTTGAACAGATGAGTGGTTTATGTGATAGAAAAACTGCCGCACTACTCGTTGCCAACGACCTTGGAGTCAGTGATACTGGAAATGATGTGGTAAAAATTTCAGATATCAGTCCCAACAACAACGTTAAATTTATCGCAAAAGTGGTATCTGTTTTTGGTACCAAGGATTTTAATAAAAATGATGGTACAGAGGGTAAAGTAGGAAACCTTATAGTAGCAGATGAAACAGGTTCTATCAGGTTAACATTATGGGATGATAAAGCCAGTTTGATAGAATCCGGTGAATTTGAAGTAGACCAGAGCCTTCAGATAAGCGGTTACGCAAAAGAAGGGTATAAAGGTCTGGAAGTCCATATTGGTCAATACGGCACAATCGATGAAGCAGATGAACGTATAGACACATCAGCCAATTCACAAAAAATTGAATATATAGAGGATGGAACCGGCGACATCAATATACTGGGCAAGGTTCTTAATATATGGGATGTCAAAACCTTCCAGAGAAAAGACGGTTCACAGGGTCGCGTCAGCAACCTTCAGATAGGAGACGACACCGGAAAAATCAAAGTGACATTATGGGACGACAAAGCAGACCTTGTTAAAGAAGTTGATTATAATGATAATGTAGAAATAATCAATGGATTTGCCCGTACAAATAATTATAATCAGGAAGTTGAAATCCAGATTGGCAATTACGGGTTAATTAAAAAGACAAACACTAATGTGGATTACAATGAACATTTTACTCCTATAGAAAAAATTGATGCATCATCTCGGAAGCTCTATTCTGTAGAGGGTGCTGTTTCAGGTCTTGGAGATATAAAAGAGTTTACAAAAAAAGATGGATCAACCAATACAGTAGCCAATATTTACCTTTCGGATGATACCGGTCGGATACGGATAGCCTTATGGGGTGAAAAAGCCAATTTGATAGACCAGTTGGATTTCGATTCCAAAATACAGGTCATTGATGCAACTTCAAAACCCGGTTATCAGGATGATGTTGAATTAAGTGCAGGAAACAGAAGCAGGGTCGTATTTTTGTAA
- a CDS encoding UPF0058 family protein → MHKDELIQLHTLMAQLKRYFECQGVECDFSEYKSLSISPVHVHRSKAEHKHAIFVLGNDIAKIISEDENMGGGRTSERMQELAARTGNKVIQDN, encoded by the coding sequence ATGCACAAAGATGAATTAATACAATTGCATACACTGATGGCTCAATTGAAACGATATTTTGAATGTCAGGGCGTTGAATGTGATTTCAGTGAATACAAGTCCCTGTCCATCAGTCCAGTGCACGTCCACCGGAGCAAGGCAGAGCATAAACATGCAATATTTGTTCTTGGAAATGATATAGCAAAAATAATTTCTGAAGATGAAAACATGGGAGGTGGAAGAACCTCTGAACGAATGCAGGAACTTGCGGCAAGGACAGGAAATAAGGTAATTCAGGATAATTAA
- the rimI gene encoding ribosomal protein S18-alanine N-acetyltransferase: protein MNLRYFEPEDFEDILEIEMETFSEHNPFVYINFYEINSDGFIVATVGDKVAGYVVGYQIYENEGRIFTLAVKKGYRDKGIGSELLRAILNLFCRTGLKYARLEVRRSNVRAQKLYNSMGFVQCWVEKKYYSDGEDGIIMKAYLQPPYDMNSYTNLLDNKINNKYESGITNENTL, encoded by the coding sequence ATGAATCTTCGATACTTTGAACCGGAAGATTTTGAGGATATCTTAGAAATTGAAATGGAAACATTTAGCGAACACAATCCGTTCGTCTACATCAATTTTTATGAGATCAACAGTGATGGTTTTATAGTGGCTACTGTAGGTGACAAAGTAGCAGGATATGTAGTAGGATATCAGATATATGAAAACGAAGGGCGTATATTTACCCTTGCTGTTAAAAAAGGCTATAGGGACAAAGGTATCGGGTCAGAACTACTCAGGGCTATATTAAATCTGTTCTGCAGGACAGGGCTAAAATATGCCAGGCTTGAGGTAAGAAGAAGTAATGTTCGTGCACAGAAACTATACAATAGTATGGGTTTTGTCCAGTGCTGGGTTGAAAAAAAATATTATTCAGATGGTGAAGACGGTATTATAATGAAAGCATACCTTCAGCCTCCCTATGATATGAATTCATATACTAATCTACTGGATAATAAAATAAACAATAAATACGAATCAGGGATTACAAATGAAAATACCCTTTAA
- a CDS encoding CBS domain-containing protein produces MTVVEDIMTKDPVKVTENDYITHARQLMRDYFLRSVPVVDNHDSNHVTGLLTDQDILNITSTKSNLTVKGFERAFPTILPDTDILKASKLLLDAKLHRSPVMISTTEKRLAGIISNRDLLEKINPSRRSPETIGEIMNTKVITCYTDDNVARIWNNMLDWDYTGIPVVNQKNEPIGVVTRRDIIKSGHARINSPEKSSRVEKIMSTPTYTITPNTPITEAIDKIIHYDVGRLTVVNNNKVVGIVDRNDLLEACLR; encoded by the coding sequence ATGACAGTAGTAGAAGATATAATGACAAAAGACCCGGTAAAAGTAACTGAGAACGATTATATTACCCATGCAAGGCAACTAATGAGAGATTATTTTTTACGAAGTGTTCCTGTTGTAGATAATCATGATTCAAATCATGTAACAGGTCTTCTTACCGACCAGGATATACTAAATATCACATCCACCAAATCCAATTTAACTGTGAAAGGTTTTGAACGTGCATTCCCAACTATCTTACCAGATACTGATATTTTGAAAGCATCTAAACTCCTTTTGGATGCTAAATTACACAGGTCACCAGTTATGATATCAACAACCGAGAAAAGACTTGCCGGGATTATAAGCAACCGTGATTTACTGGAAAAAATAAACCCTTCAAGACGATCACCAGAAACCATCGGCGAAATTATGAATACAAAAGTAATAACATGCTATACCGATGATAATGTAGCAAGAATATGGAACAATATGCTGGATTGGGACTATACCGGCATACCTGTTGTCAACCAGAAAAATGAACCAATAGGTGTGGTCACAAGAAGGGATATCATTAAATCAGGACATGCAAGAATAAATTCTCCCGAAAAAAGTTCCAGAGTTGAAAAGATAATGTCTACTCCGACCTATACAATAACCCCTAATACTCCTATTACAGAAGCTATAGACAAGATTATTCACTATGATGTTGGAAGGTTAACAGTTGTAAACAACAATAAAGTGGTAGGAATTGTAGACAGGAACGACCTACTGGAAGCATGTCTGAGATAA
- a CDS encoding CBS domain-containing protein, with protein sequence MTLGTQKDIEAGEPYKELDDNLTVHEIMNRSVYTIDIDASVVDVAKEMSKNNVGSIIIVQNNDPVGVITERDLVKKILTGDIRPSRITAGEVMSSPLITTKPSTSVIDAAELMVKSNIRRLIVMQDNKIVGFITDRDILTISSGLNTILKNLIEMNQEQYFTTNSDIETSSEQSETSQSVEQGICEYCGTFSEYLKMFNGMMLCESCRDNT encoded by the coding sequence ATGACATTAGGAACTCAGAAAGATATTGAAGCAGGTGAACCGTATAAGGAACTTGATGACAATTTGACAGTTCACGAAATAATGAATAGAAGCGTTTATACAATAGATATCGATGCGAGTGTGGTTGATGTTGCTAAAGAAATGAGCAAAAACAATGTTGGAAGTATCATAATTGTGCAAAACAATGACCCTGTTGGAGTCATAACTGAAAGAGACTTGGTTAAAAAAATATTAACAGGAGATATCAGACCTTCCAGAATAACTGCCGGTGAAGTCATGTCTTCACCACTTATAACCACTAAACCTTCGACCAGTGTAATCGATGCAGCGGAATTGATGGTAAAATCCAACATCCGAAGGCTTATAGTAATGCAGGATAACAAAATTGTAGGGTTTATCACTGACCGGGATATACTAACAATCTCTTCAGGACTTAATACAATTTTGAAAAATTTAATCGAAATGAATCAGGAACAGTACTTTACAACAAATTCGGATATAGAAACAAGCAGTGAACAATCTGAAACATCCCAAAGTGTTGAACAGGGGATTTGTGAATATTGTGGAACTTTTTCAGAATACCTTAAAATGTTTAATGGCATGATGTTGTGCGAAAGTTGTAGAGATAATACATAA
- the arcS gene encoding archaeosine synthase subunit alpha has protein sequence MTKHFEVEQRDGKARLGKLILSRNLKTPCIINIEDIGDTEKLPIIDAGSVWKQGKHIFENQYLNQLRQKVSENNLIILPHQNYPYNVPDKAVSNATGNYDIETSGATGSVFHPGKKVKNSDLYIMEGGGGLENNARQFFNALKGLKEEIPHDTAVYVPNIALPENLAMLIYLGADVFDYTRATISAYNDIYLTSSGKFYLYNITELPCRCDACTSVTVDDLKLMDAENRGIILEEHNKNMLDSELSLVREKIRKGYLREYVEGQCRTQPWLTALLRIADFDQCYLEEQFPTTRTVQLTANTSESLNRPEITRFAERVQNRYTPPKKDILLLLPCSARKPYSTSNSHQKFIDTLGQYRKYVHELVLTSPLGIVPRELELTYPAAHYDIAVTGHWDADEVEWVTDCLVNYLSKNKYSCVVAHVEGAYQKVCDLAARKLGIDIVYTCESDVTSKESLEVLKDTIKNLAYERTQPKPMSKHNLMRAIADYQFGKGAGNILVPDDAVIKAPYPKHQVYLNKEQIATLVPHHGTLSLTARGAELLIPHDNYVVKIGSFVPKGSILAPGIQEADVSIRPGDEVLISGENAIGVGRALMSGREMEKSTRGIAITLRHVKKT, from the coding sequence ATGACAAAACATTTTGAAGTAGAACAACGAGACGGAAAAGCAAGATTGGGGAAACTTATTCTTAGCAGGAATCTAAAAACACCATGTATTATTAACATCGAAGATATCGGAGATACTGAGAAGTTACCGATTATTGACGCTGGTTCTGTATGGAAACAGGGAAAACATATTTTTGAAAACCAATATTTAAACCAGTTGCGTCAGAAAGTAAGCGAGAATAATCTCATAATATTGCCACACCAGAATTATCCCTATAATGTACCTGATAAAGCCGTATCAAATGCCACCGGTAATTATGATATTGAAACAAGTGGCGCTACAGGAAGTGTTTTTCACCCCGGTAAAAAGGTCAAAAACAGCGACCTATATATAATGGAAGGTGGTGGCGGTCTTGAAAACAACGCCAGGCAATTTTTCAATGCTTTAAAAGGTTTGAAAGAAGAAATACCTCATGATACCGCTGTTTATGTTCCAAACATTGCACTTCCTGAAAATCTTGCAATGCTTATATATCTTGGAGCCGATGTATTTGATTATACCCGTGCCACCATATCAGCATACAATGACATTTATCTAACATCATCAGGAAAATTTTATCTTTATAATATCACAGAACTGCCATGTAGATGTGATGCATGTACATCTGTCACCGTTGATGATTTGAAATTGATGGATGCGGAAAATCGCGGGATTATTCTTGAAGAACACAACAAAAATATGCTTGATTCTGAACTATCTCTTGTACGCGAAAAAATACGAAAAGGATATCTGCGTGAATACGTAGAAGGACAATGCAGAACTCAACCCTGGTTAACGGCTCTTTTACGTATTGCAGACTTTGACCAATGTTATTTAGAAGAACAATTTCCTACTACTCGAACAGTTCAACTTACTGCAAATACGAGCGAATCCCTAAACCGCCCTGAAATCACCCGTTTTGCTGAAAGGGTACAAAACAGATACACCCCTCCTAAAAAAGATATTTTATTGCTACTGCCATGTTCTGCCCGAAAACCCTACTCCACATCCAATTCCCACCAGAAATTTATCGATACTCTGGGTCAATACCGCAAGTACGTCCATGAACTCGTCCTGACATCCCCCCTCGGAATCGTCCCCCGGGAACTTGAACTCACTTATCCAGCTGCGCATTATGATATCGCAGTTACAGGTCACTGGGACGCCGATGAAGTGGAATGGGTCACCGATTGTCTTGTAAATTATCTTTCTAAAAACAAATATTCCTGTGTAGTCGCACATGTAGAGGGTGCATATCAAAAAGTTTGTGACTTAGCCGCCAGAAAACTTGGGATAGATATTGTATATACCTGTGAAAGTGATGTTACATCCAAAGAATCTCTTGAGGTTCTTAAAGATACTATTAAGAATCTGGCTTATGAACGCACCCAACCAAAACCAATGTCAAAACACAACCTTATGCGTGCGATTGCTGATTATCAGTTTGGAAAAGGTGCAGGTAACATACTTGTTCCAGATGATGCTGTAATTAAAGCCCCTTATCCCAAACATCAGGTTTATCTGAATAAAGAACAAATCGCTACTCTTGTACCACACCATGGAACTCTATCTTTAACCGCCCGCGGTGCTGAACTACTAATCCCACATGACAATTATGTAGTAAAAATTGGTAGTTTTGTACCAAAAGGTTCGATTCTTGCACCAGGAATACAGGAAGCGGATGTTTCAATCAGACCCGGTGATGAAGTGCTTATTTCGGGAGAGAATGCTATCGGTGTAGGCAGAGCACTGATGAGCGGCAGAGAAATGGAAAAATCCACAAGAGGTATAGCCATAACGTTGCGTCATGTGAAAAAAACTTAA
- a CDS encoding CBS domain-containing protein — MISLDIREKRNIASEKKVRMQEKIHAQDKEKISRKKDPQLHTTDGVQELGPVDFQGHEAEHEGDIMAIAKRDVITVPPTTTIMGAIKTMMNKGFRRIPITDAGTNRLEGIVTSVDIINFMGGGDKNLLVENHYNGNLIAAINAEIREIMENDIVYLHNTDSIDDAIDTMNTKNIGGLPIVDEDNRVHAICTERDFLQFIDGVYTNKSVGEYMNKNVMRVKSNATIEDAAKIMMNEGFRRLPVVKDSILLGIVTATNIMNYLGSGKAFEKLITGNVHEPLNEPISSMITKDVVWTTSDTDLGEAARLMQENNVGSLPIIDNGQFIGIITERDFLKAIVE, encoded by the coding sequence GTGATTAGTTTGGATATAAGAGAAAAAAGGAATATAGCTTCGGAAAAAAAAGTGAGAATGCAAGAAAAAATACATGCACAGGATAAAGAAAAAATATCCAGAAAAAAAGACCCTCAACTTCATACAACCGATGGAGTCCAGGAACTTGGTCCAGTGGATTTTCAGGGACATGAAGCAGAACACGAAGGAGACATAATGGCTATTGCCAAAAGGGATGTTATAACTGTTCCACCAACAACAACTATAATGGGTGCAATCAAAACAATGATGAACAAAGGTTTTAGACGTATACCCATTACTGATGCTGGTACTAACCGCCTTGAAGGAATTGTAACCTCTGTTGATATTATAAACTTCATGGGTGGTGGAGATAAAAACCTCCTTGTTGAAAACCATTATAACGGAAATCTTATAGCAGCAATAAACGCGGAAATACGAGAAATAATGGAAAACGACATAGTATATCTCCATAACACAGACAGTATAGATGATGCAATTGACACAATGAATACCAAAAATATTGGCGGCCTCCCAATTGTAGACGAGGACAATCGCGTCCATGCAATCTGTACAGAACGAGATTTTTTGCAGTTTATTGATGGAGTTTATACAAATAAAAGTGTTGGAGAATACATGAACAAAAATGTGATGAGAGTTAAATCCAATGCTACTATAGAAGATGCTGCAAAAATTATGATGAATGAAGGCTTTAGAAGATTACCGGTAGTCAAAGACAGTATATTACTTGGAATTGTTACTGCAACAAATATTATGAATTACCTTGGGAGCGGTAAAGCCTTTGAAAAACTTATAACAGGTAATGTACATGAACCTTTAAATGAACCTATAAGTTCAATGATTACAAAAGATGTAGTCTGGACAACTTCTGATACAGACCTTGGTGAAGCAGCAAGGCTTATGCAGGAAAATAATGTAGGTTCTCTACCAATAATTGATAATGGTCAATTTATAGGAATAATCACAGAAAGAGACTTCCTGAAAGCCATTGTAGAATAA
- a CDS encoding RNA 2'-phosphotransferase, with the protein MIRKCNEHGYFRGEVCPECNTKGRHVLGDRYEERLGKFVSGALRHFPNATGLEMDKKGWVNLDQFCNILKQKYKWATKESLISLVESDIKNRYEIDGGYLRACYGHSVDVELDHCECDLPYLYYGVSQEEADMILENGIKPVHQRYVHLSTSYGKANDAAQVHTDNPIIIKIDVDVARENGMSFMSATDEIVLAKQVPSEYLSIANFG; encoded by the coding sequence ATGATTCGTAAATGTAATGAACATGGCTATTTCAGAGGCGAAGTCTGTCCTGAATGTAATACAAAAGGCAGACATGTTCTTGGTGACCGTTATGAAGAACGTCTGGGAAAATTCGTATCTGGAGCACTGAGGCATTTTCCAAATGCAACAGGTTTAGAAATGGATAAAAAAGGTTGGGTAAACCTTGACCAGTTTTGTAATATTTTAAAGCAGAAATACAAATGGGCAACAAAAGAATCATTAATATCTCTTGTAGAATCTGACATTAAAAACCGATATGAAATCGATGGTGGATATTTGAGAGCTTGCTATGGACACTCGGTAGATGTAGAACTTGACCATTGCGAATGTGACCTTCCATATTTATACTATGGTGTAAGCCAGGAAGAGGCGGATATGATTCTTGAGAATGGTATAAAACCCGTACACCAGCGGTATGTCCATTTAAGTACATCATATGGTAAAGCAAATGATGCTGCACAGGTTCATACAGATAATCCTATAATAATAAAAATAGACGTAGATGTTGCAAGAGAAAATGGAATGTCATTCATGTCTGCAACAGATGAAATTGTTTTGGCTAAACAAGTACCGTCAGAGTATTTAAGTATTGCAAATTTTGGTTAA
- a CDS encoding NAD(P)/FAD-dependent oxidoreductase: MVGNTSENNTKKQDLVIIGGGAVGMAVATHVQRHGNYNIKVLSKDSHTAYSQCGMPFVLAGDIPDFNKLIVKNLQFFKDMGIDVRLNTQVNSIDLENHTVHTQIDTVRYDKLVIATGSSPSIPEPLKEFIKMDNVFTLRTLSDGIKIQNNLEKSKNLVVIGAGGIGVEIAVAGVKRGISTTLINRSKNVLSHNLDSDMSQILQNHLDSKGINLLTGHTPVSINGSDTAESVTIKENITGKIKNISVDTIVISTGVNPEVSLAKNAGISVGESGGLLVNNKLQVKYDNKYLDDVFAGGECAQVYDFVTGNPFVSQLASTARRMASVIAENLLEKTSTFTPITNPWIGVIGDYQVGNVGLTEKTAYKNKINTVTGSSTGFTRAGYYPGGEKIYIKLLFSNRCLSGAQIIGRKGVKERIDGLSLAIRKKASIDDMLKMETCYTPPVSELVDPITYAVKDAYKNMDNQKYD; encoded by the coding sequence ATGGTGGGGAATACATCAGAGAACAATACAAAAAAACAGGATTTAGTTATCATTGGAGGGGGCGCTGTAGGGATGGCTGTTGCTACTCATGTCCAGCGCCACGGAAATTACAACATCAAAGTGTTATCAAAAGACTCACATACAGCCTACAGTCAGTGTGGAATGCCTTTTGTACTCGCCGGTGATATTCCGGATTTCAACAAACTTATAGTTAAAAATCTACAGTTTTTCAAAGACATGGGTATTGATGTCCGACTTAATACACAGGTTAATTCCATTGACCTTGAAAACCATACTGTACATACCCAAATTGACACAGTAAGATACGATAAACTTGTTATTGCTACGGGTAGTTCACCTTCTATACCAGAACCCCTGAAAGAATTTATAAAAATGGACAATGTATTTACACTTAGAACATTATCCGATGGGATAAAAATCCAGAATAATCTGGAAAAATCAAAAAATCTGGTAGTAATCGGTGCAGGAGGGATAGGAGTCGAAATCGCTGTAGCCGGTGTAAAAAGAGGTATCAGTACAACACTTATCAACCGTAGTAAAAACGTGTTGTCCCACAACCTTGACTCTGACATGTCACAAATTCTGCAGAACCATCTTGATTCAAAAGGTATCAACCTTTTGACAGGTCACACTCCAGTATCCATAAACGGTTCTGACACCGCCGAGTCGGTTACTATTAAAGAAAATATCACGGGAAAGATAAAAAACATCTCTGTTGATACCATTGTAATCTCTACAGGCGTTAACCCCGAAGTATCACTTGCAAAAAATGCAGGTATCTCTGTTGGTGAAAGTGGCGGATTGTTGGTAAACAATAAACTGCAGGTAAAATACGATAATAAATACCTTGATGATGTATTTGCAGGCGGAGAATGTGCTCAGGTTTATGATTTTGTAACTGGAAATCCTTTTGTCAGCCAGCTTGCAAGTACTGCAAGAAGAATGGCATCTGTTATTGCAGAAAACCTTTTGGAGAAAACATCAACTTTTACTCCCATTACAAATCCGTGGATTGGTGTTATTGGAGATTATCAGGTTGGTAACGTCGGTCTCACAGAAAAAACTGCATATAAAAATAAAATAAACACTGTAACTGGTTCATCAACAGGTTTTACAAGAGCAGGATATTATCCGGGTGGTGAAAAAATATACATCAAACTGTTATTCAGTAATCGTTGTCTTTCAGGAGCGCAGATTATTGGCAGAAAAGGTGTAAAAGAACGAATCGATGGATTATCCCTTGCAATAAGGAAAAAAGCATCCATTGACGATATGTTGAAAATGGAAACCTGCTACACTCCACCTGTATCTGAACTGGTAGACCCTATAACGTATGCTGTAAAGGACGCCTATAAAAACATGGATAATCAAAAATATGATTGA